A window of Parasynechococcus marenigrum WH 8102 contains these coding sequences:
- a CDS encoding lipopolysaccharide assembly protein LapA domain-containing protein yields MRQINFGLIFGFGLLTVFFTLENTAPTTVHVLPGMNYTLPLAGLLLLVAGVGAVSAWFFAAWTGMLNNVERITQASEFEAQQVRIQELETDLNRYRSTVQTQLGLLPATTVSSSSQGDDNSSDAA; encoded by the coding sequence ATGCGCCAGATCAACTTCGGCCTGATCTTCGGCTTCGGACTGCTCACGGTGTTCTTCACCCTCGAGAACACCGCCCCCACCACCGTTCATGTTCTGCCCGGGATGAACTACACCCTGCCGCTGGCTGGCCTGTTGCTGCTGGTGGCGGGTGTTGGTGCTGTGTCCGCCTGGTTCTTCGCCGCCTGGACAGGGATGCTGAACAATGTGGAACGCATCACGCAGGCCAGCGAGTTTGAAGCTCAGCAGGTGCGCATCCAGGAACTCGAAACAGACCTGAACCGCTATCGCTCCACGGTGCAGACCCAGCTCGGCCTGCTGCCGGCCACCACAGTCAGCAGCAGCAGCCAGGGGGATGACAACAGCAGCGACGCCGCCTGA
- a CDS encoding segregation/condensation protein A, whose protein sequence is MPQAASHESADAGARLAIRLLQDAAERGELDPWDVDVIAVVDGFLDQLRQRIEVPRQVAAVLDGRGGSYERDLADSSEAFLAASVLVGLKAEVLEASILPPPVEVEEYIDAEFDAQGWLDQSFDLPHRPERHLQRRPVAPPPLRRPVTLGELIEQLESIAEHLEADELEARRRQRKRRFSNREAIAQVAGLAHREKLPETTAALGVYLNGWEDALDWIDFERLVQRWTSVAPGDLDTDRVGVFWALLFLSSQGAVELEQEGWLHAPLRLKRIPASGSFTQLPITRLEVPDPVPTRTTQAA, encoded by the coding sequence GTGCCCCAGGCGGCCAGCCATGAGAGTGCTGATGCAGGCGCCCGCCTGGCCATCCGCCTGCTGCAGGACGCAGCTGAACGGGGGGAGCTCGACCCCTGGGATGTGGATGTGATCGCCGTCGTGGACGGCTTTCTGGATCAGCTCCGCCAACGCATCGAGGTGCCACGGCAGGTGGCGGCAGTCCTCGATGGCCGAGGCGGCAGCTACGAACGTGACCTGGCGGACAGCAGTGAGGCCTTCCTGGCCGCCTCAGTGCTGGTGGGGTTGAAAGCCGAGGTGCTTGAAGCCAGCATCTTGCCGCCTCCTGTTGAGGTGGAGGAGTACATCGATGCCGAGTTCGACGCCCAGGGATGGCTGGACCAGAGCTTCGATCTGCCGCATCGACCAGAACGTCATCTTCAACGCCGGCCTGTGGCCCCGCCGCCGTTGCGGCGGCCGGTCACCCTCGGCGAGCTGATCGAACAACTGGAATCCATCGCCGAGCACCTTGAAGCCGACGAGCTCGAAGCCCGCCGCCGCCAACGCAAGCGGCGCTTCAGCAACCGCGAAGCGATCGCTCAGGTAGCGGGCCTGGCCCACCGAGAAAAACTGCCAGAAACCACAGCAGCCCTGGGGGTTTATCTCAACGGCTGGGAGGACGCCCTGGACTGGATCGACTTTGAACGCTTGGTTCAGCGCTGGACCAGCGTGGCTCCAGGCGATCTGGACACCGATCGGGTGGGAGTCTTCTGGGCTCTGCTGTTTCTGTCCTCCCAGGGGGCGGTGGAACTGGAGCAGGAGGGCTGGTTACATGCTCCCCTCCGGCTGAAACGGATCCC